In Mytilus edulis chromosome 6, xbMytEdul2.2, whole genome shotgun sequence, the following proteins share a genomic window:
- the LOC139528427 gene encoding uncharacterized protein — translation MTTDIDTIVESCLPKTTSKLESTNIPVTSTVSTQREQLTTHITSESNKYSTTVATIQLLTSIMLGETTSITTDLVTASIDHTTHTTSNKIVTTFIADKTTTLLQTDETASSTIEDTTTLTTQEITSLTADDTTKLTDETTILTTEKSITSATEETKTFKAEETEAITTEETPTFKTKVTKSLPTNKPTSSTEEDTTTLTTQEIASLTADDTTKLTDETTVLTTEKSITSATEETKTLKAEETEAITTEETPTFKTKVTKSLPTDKTSSSTIEDTTTLTMQEITSLTADDTTKLTDETTVLTTEKSISSATEETKTFKAEETEAITTEETPTFKTKVTKSLPTNKTTSSTKEDTTTLTTQEIASLTADDTTKLTDETTVLTTEKSISSATEETKTFKAEETEAITTEETPTFKTKVTKSLPTKKTTSSTKEDTTTLTTQEIASLTADDTTKLTDETTVLTTEKSISSATEETKTFKAEETEAITTEETPTFKTKVTKSLPTDKTTSSTKVKTPTKPLINYSKQTSIIPSNQFTTVSKGYTMSGSSSSYWKFPTYIESTKLEKTEMTTANVTISTTLYTNTTLNRFSESPVDVCSYDCPCMLGNGTVTIETLDARLKQLKEVLQIDKKKTYSYVRKLTCATDSRPSATNIGYIGILILVIVFGSIIMSDLISLVRFLLRNILKKNNELSTQES, via the coding sequence TTAACATCTATCATGTTAGGAGAAACAACTTCCATTACAACCGACTTAGTCACAGCATCAATAGATCACACGACGCATACTACAAGTAACAAGATAGTTACAACGTTTATAGCAGACAAAACAACAACACTGTTACAGACGGACGAAACAGCATCATCAACAATAGAAGACACAACAACATTAACAACGCAAGAAATAACATCATTAACAGCAGACGATACAACTAAGTTAACTGATGAAACAACAATATTAACGACGGAAAAATCAATAACATCAGCAACGGAAGAAACAAAAACCTTTAAAGCGGAAGAAACGGAAGCAATAACTACGGAAGAGACACCAACATTTAAAACGAAAGTAACAAAATCGTTGCCAACGAACAAACCAACATCATCAACAGAAGAAGACACAACAACATTAACAACGCAAGAAATAGCATCATTAACAGCAGACGATACAACTAAGTTAACTGATGAAACAACAGTATTAACGACGGAAAAATCAATAACATCAGCAACGGAAGAAACAAAAACCTTAAAAGCGGAAGAAACAGAAGCAATAACTACGGAAGAGACACCAACATTTAAAACGAAAGTAACAAAATCGTTGCCAACGGACAAAACATCATCATCAACAATAGAAGACACAACAACATTAACAATGCAAGAAATAACATCATTAACAGCAGACGATACAACTAAGTTAACTGATGAAACAACAGTATTAACGACGGAAAAATCAATATCATCAGCAACGGAAGAAACAAAAACCTTTAAAGCGGAAGAAACGGAAGCAATAACTACGGAAGAGACACCAACATTTAAAACGAAAGTAACAAAATCGTTGCCAACGAACAAAACAACATCATCAACAAAAGAAGACACAACAACATTAACAACGCAAGAAATAGCATCATTAACAGCAGACGATACAACTAAGTTAACTGATGAAACAACAGTATTAACGACGGAAAAATCAATATCGTCAGCAACGGAAGAAACAAAAACCTTTAAAGCGGAAGAAACGGAAGCAATAACTACGGAAGAGACACCAACATTTAAAACGAAAGTAACAAAATCGTTGCCAACGAAAAAAACAACATCATCAACAAAAGAAGACACAACAACATTAACAACGCAAGAAATAGCATCATTAACAGCAGACGATACAACTAAGTTAACTGATGAAACAACAGTATTAACGACGGAAAAATCAATATCATCAGCAACGGAAGAAACAAAAACCTTTAAAGCGGAAGAAACGGAAGCAATAACTACGGAAGAGACACCAACATTTAAAACGAAAGTAACAAAATCGTTGCCAACGGACAAAACAACATCATCAACAAAAGTAAAAACCCCAACCAAACCattaataaattattcaaaacaaaCATCTATCATTCCATCAAATCAGTTTACAACAGTATCAAAAGGATATACTATGTCTGGTAGCTCTTCGTCTTACTGGAAGTTTCCAACATATATCGAATCAACCAAATTAGAGAAAACAGAAATGACAACTGCTAATGTAACGATTTCAACAACATTATATACAAATACAACTCTCAATCGTTTTAGTGAAAGTCCAGTTGATGTTTGTAGTTACGACTGTCCATGCATGTTAGGAAATGGAACAGTCACTATAGAAACATTAGATGCTAGACTAAAACAATTAAAGGAAGTGttacaaattgataaaaagaagacATATTCTTACGTTCGTAAACTTACTTGTGCAACAGACAGTCGCCCTAGTGCTACAAATATAGGTTATATTGGAATTCTTATTTTAGTGATTGTGTTTGGATCCATAATCATGAGTGATTTAATCAGCCTTGTTCGATTCCTGCTGcgaaatattttaaagaaaaacaatgaaCTCAGTACACAGGAAAGCTAA